The following is a genomic window from Flavobacterium crassostreae.
CGCCAGCCAAGGTGCCGAGGTAATTTCGTTGCCAGAATTGTACAGTAGCCATTATTTTTGCCAAAGTGAAGATGTAGCTAATTTTTCTATAGCAGAACCATTATACAGTACGTCTTTTATTGCTTTTAGCGCTTTAGCAAAAGAGTTGTCTGTAGTAATTATTGTTCCTTTTTTTGAAAAAAGAATGGCTGGCATTTACCACAATAGTGCCTACATTATAGATACTGATGGGACAGAGGCAGGATTGTACCGTAAAATGCACATTCCGGATGACCCTCATTTTTATGAAAAATTTTATTTCACACCTGGAGATTTAGGGTTTAAAACCATCCCTACGCAAAAAGGAAAAATAGGCACCCTAATTTGTTGGGACCAATGGTATCCTGAAGCAGCAAGACTTACAGCCCTTAAAGGAGCTGAAACCTTATTTTATCCTACTGCAATAGGTTGGCATCCTGCAGAGAAAGAACAATATGGCGCTAATCAATATGGCGCTTGGATGAATGTAATGAAAGGGCACGCTGTTGCCAACGGAGTGTATGTGGCTGCCGCAAATCGTATTGGTCTTGAAAAATACCTTCCGGACACAGATGGTATTGAATTTTGGGGAGCATCATTTATTGCTGGACCACAAGGAGAAATTTTGGCGCAAGCCTCTCATGATAAAGAAGAAATTTTAATTGCGGAGGTAGACTTGGATTTGCAAGAAAACGTGCGTCAGAACTGGCCTTTTTTTAGAGACCGAAGAAT
Proteins encoded in this region:
- a CDS encoding carbon-nitrogen hydrolase, which produces MPNKKYKIAVIQLNLNDVAENNLKKCLHWVRDAASQGAEVISLPELYSSHYFCQSEDVANFSIAEPLYSTSFIAFSALAKELSVVIIVPFFEKRMAGIYHNSAYIIDTDGTEAGLYRKMHIPDDPHFYEKFYFTPGDLGFKTIPTQKGKIGTLICWDQWYPEAARLTALKGAETLFYPTAIGWHPAEKEQYGANQYGAWMNVMKGHAVANGVYVAAANRIGLEKYLPDTDGIEFWGASFIAGPQGEILAQASHDKEEILIAEVDLDLQENVRQNWPFFRDRRIDAFGDITKRAID